The Candidatus Aegiribacteria sp. genome contains a region encoding:
- a CDS encoding T9SS type A sorting domain-containing protein, with amino-acid sequence MRNNFKQYSGKIASISTMLLLVCLLCITAAPVTAQWTAERGSFRYAVIIRNDTYADPEWAEVVDSLVAKYSASVFSYDNNMYDIQESLGAYAPDYMAFVSEKENATATYVDTIWKFGRGLDDDPYGDAIWGIITGYDVTDALRIATGPEGFDVKTVLGGTTSCDLSHYPQGIATSEATYGLYYTKALNDPNTVMHTDGPTDRTEWLVSCLNADTVDIFITSGHGAHYQWQMHYPTSGNEGYFRSSSSGQAYGLAHSGTEFDINSTNAKIFFGLGNCQIGKIVNSYSMAPGWLHTTGAYFYTGYVINEGSYSQQHGGTKAFFERQVHYTWPEAYFLANQELYYDKYNGVPGAGGAPDMNGSAMYGDPAMEARVADVGVYDELLYTEEVLIDSSGSPWQGTVRITMNIDGTPGYTSKWGNRHPVVLLPVRLQDIAIVSHDCKDAVVTDNFALLYIWSQGEPALTEGTTREVVFTCNPLTGISGGDVQILTDCNLVSNPNPFSGSTVISFDLPEQMPVTLEIFDISGRLVDTLINETMQAGNNTVTWGGNVANQVPSGIYICRLVAGSADYTTRVVHLR; translated from the coding sequence ATGAGGAATAACTTTAAGCAATATAGCGGGAAGATCGCGAGTATCAGCACAATGCTGCTTCTTGTGTGCCTTCTGTGTATCACTGCCGCTCCGGTCACGGCTCAGTGGACCGCTGAAAGAGGTTCATTCAGGTACGCCGTAATTATTCGGAATGATACATATGCGGATCCTGAATGGGCTGAAGTGGTCGACAGCCTTGTTGCGAAGTATTCTGCAAGTGTCTTTTCTTATGACAATAATATGTATGACATACAGGAAAGTCTGGGAGCATACGCGCCGGATTACATGGCATTTGTTTCTGAAAAGGAAAATGCAACAGCAACATATGTTGATACAATCTGGAAATTCGGCCGCGGACTTGATGACGATCCATACGGAGACGCGATATGGGGAATTATCACCGGATACGATGTTACCGATGCTCTCCGGATTGCTACAGGGCCTGAAGGATTCGATGTAAAAACCGTTCTGGGTGGAACAACAAGCTGTGATCTGAGTCATTACCCTCAAGGTATTGCTACCAGCGAAGCTACTTACGGACTCTATTATACCAAGGCATTGAACGATCCCAATACAGTTATGCATACCGACGGTCCGACGGACAGGACGGAATGGCTTGTTAGCTGCCTGAATGCCGATACTGTTGATATTTTTATCACAAGCGGACATGGAGCTCACTACCAGTGGCAGATGCACTATCCGACTTCAGGCAACGAAGGCTATTTCAGGTCGTCTTCTTCTGGACAGGCGTATGGTCTTGCTCATTCAGGTACTGAATTTGATATAAACTCGACTAATGCGAAGATTTTCTTCGGTCTGGGTAACTGCCAGATCGGCAAGATTGTCAATAGTTATTCGATGGCCCCGGGATGGCTGCACACCACTGGAGCTTATTTCTATACCGGCTACGTAATAAACGAAGGTTCGTACAGCCAACAGCACGGAGGGACCAAGGCGTTTTTCGAACGTCAGGTTCATTACACCTGGCCTGAGGCTTACTTCCTTGCGAATCAGGAACTTTATTATGACAAGTACAATGGTGTACCGGGAGCGGGAGGCGCACCTGACATGAACGGTTCAGCGATGTACGGAGATCCGGCAATGGAGGCGAGGGTCGCTGACGTTGGTGTTTACGATGAGCTGCTCTACACTGAGGAAGTACTTATTGACAGTTCAGGCTCACCATGGCAGGGCACTGTCAGAATTACAATGAATATTGATGGAACTCCGGGATATACCAGTAAATGGGGAAACAGACATCCAGTTGTTCTTCTGCCCGTCAGATTGCAGGACATCGCAATAGTAAGCCATGACTGCAAGGATGCTGTGGTAACCGATAATTTTGCACTGCTTTATATCTGGAGTCAGGGCGAACCTGCGCTGACGGAGGGTACGACAAGGGAAGTCGTTTTTACTTGTAATCCTCTTACAGGTATAAGCGGAGGCGACGTACAGATTCTCACCGACTGTAACCTCGTGAGCAACCCTAATCCGTTCTCCGGTTCGACTGTCATATCGTTTGACCTTCCTGAACAGATGCCTGTTACACTTGAGATATTCGATATCTCAGGAAGGCTTGTGGACACACTGATCAATGAAACGATGCAAGCAGGGAACAATACGGTAACATGGGGTGGGAACGTGGCGAACCAGGTTCCCAGCGGTATCTATATCTGCAGACTGGTAGCCGGATCCGCTGATTACACAACAAGAGTGGTGCATCTTAGATGA
- a CDS encoding T9SS type A sorting domain-containing protein encodes MSIGISRKPVTLSARIIIISVILLSLSGETAGDGYAGESRQFDYEWVLIDSINASIRIPTGEKCVITYMNDTGTLMFEPPEDGLTSMAQDAVDRAPEWIQIDLADNLSRLSDSYQDIYADMILEASDPHVDEIIFEVAHLAPEVLGSSFFYPEVLEFNVSLLYDTDEHLPYADIIDYGTSLTGGDYYSTVEYRVYEDPDTLTFELPREIYYWFVVHPKLHKERPDYINPATGGHADPPDGVFWRDYLFNHADTGYPLLKDSLSVCTTLWNCNQNSLDNGAIGALTTWITTVMQFISTPHHNQPVRIYHLHRGTCSVHSYLTAAASRTALIPTTISAMYRDNHKTNEFWEREWIAWEPVGTHIDDPRVYDPGWDWDIASVFDWRGDGYTWNVTERYTDVCTLSVNVTDLLGNPVDGACIVLNSNGSPGPRCLVDYTASSGTGQYLFGDSRPLYILVTSPIGNYPASGYHTVTTSTGIGAHYIMDVTLPGEVAWLDVSPDTLPEPPDDDYRIVIEFDTPGETVYGKNLDDMDVYSETYAVGNVDFFICDESSYANYTGGNPFEAFEIAEDTSSRAVDFIIPSDEQYSSVISNESSLNVTQRVNVTAYLYVDQTGITEQTETGGVSPLCFHSIYPNPCTSSPSISFYLGGLSATDVRIEVYDMHGRMISVLKDGLLDPGNHIISWDGRDESGVPVPSGVYFCRGVTQAGSSDSSRLVLLR; translated from the coding sequence ATGAGTATCGGAATAAGCCGCAAGCCGGTAACTCTATCAGCCCGGATAATTATTATTTCTGTCATTCTGCTGTCTCTTTCAGGAGAGACAGCAGGAGACGGATATGCAGGTGAATCACGACAGTTTGATTATGAATGGGTTCTGATCGATTCGATCAACGCTTCAATAAGGATCCCCACCGGTGAGAAATGCGTGATCACTTATATGAATGATACGGGAACACTGATGTTTGAACCGCCGGAAGACGGTCTGACAAGCATGGCTCAGGACGCTGTAGACAGAGCTCCCGAATGGATACAGATAGATCTGGCAGACAACCTCTCGAGACTTTCGGATTCCTATCAGGATATATATGCTGACATGATTCTGGAAGCCTCTGATCCGCATGTTGATGAGATAATATTTGAAGTAGCGCATCTGGCACCGGAGGTGCTGGGCAGCAGCTTCTTTTATCCGGAAGTTCTTGAATTCAATGTGTCGCTGCTGTACGATACGGACGAACATCTGCCCTATGCAGACATAATAGATTACGGCACTTCACTGACCGGTGGAGATTATTACTCGACTGTTGAATACAGGGTTTACGAGGATCCCGATACACTGACTTTTGAACTGCCGCGGGAAATCTACTACTGGTTTGTCGTTCATCCGAAACTGCACAAAGAGAGACCGGATTATATCAACCCTGCGACAGGGGGTCACGCAGATCCTCCTGACGGTGTTTTCTGGAGGGATTATCTGTTCAACCATGCGGATACTGGATATCCTCTTCTGAAAGACTCCCTTTCTGTCTGCACCACTCTCTGGAACTGTAATCAGAACAGTCTCGACAACGGAGCTATAGGGGCTCTTACTACATGGATCACAACGGTTATGCAGTTCATTTCCACACCTCACCACAACCAGCCTGTCAGGATATATCACCTGCACAGAGGAACCTGCAGTGTTCATTCATATCTTACAGCTGCCGCGTCCAGAACAGCGCTCATACCGACAACGATTTCAGCAATGTACCGAGATAATCACAAAACAAACGAGTTCTGGGAGAGGGAGTGGATAGCCTGGGAGCCTGTGGGAACACATATAGATGATCCCAGGGTTTACGATCCCGGCTGGGACTGGGATATAGCCTCAGTATTTGACTGGAGAGGAGACGGCTATACCTGGAACGTGACTGAACGGTATACCGATGTCTGTACTCTGTCAGTCAATGTGACCGATCTTCTGGGAAACCCTGTAGATGGAGCCTGCATAGTACTTAACAGCAATGGCAGTCCGGGCCCTCGATGCCTTGTTGATTACACAGCAAGTTCAGGTACAGGTCAATATCTCTTCGGTGACAGCCGACCGCTTTACATTTTGGTAACAAGTCCCATAGGTAATTATCCTGCATCTGGGTACCACACTGTCACTACTTCAACAGGAATCGGCGCTCACTACATTATGGACGTAACCCTTCCAGGAGAGGTTGCCTGGCTGGATGTCTCACCCGATACATTACCTGAACCACCAGACGATGATTACCGGATCGTGATTGAATTCGATACTCCTGGTGAAACCGTATACGGCAAGAACCTTGACGATATGGACGTATACTCTGAAACGTATGCTGTGGGAAACGTTGATTTCTTCATTTGTGACGAGAGCAGCTATGCGAATTACACTGGCGGCAATCCGTTTGAAGCATTTGAGATAGCGGAGGATACCTCTTCCAGAGCTGTGGATTTCATCATTCCGTCAGACGAACAGTACAGTTCTGTCATATCGAACGAGTCGTCTCTCAACGTAACACAGCGTGTTAACGTGACAGCCTATCTCTATGTTGATCAGACAGGTATTACGGAACAGACGGAGACCGGTGGGGTTTCGCCTCTGTGTTTCCACAGTATTTATCCCAACCCATGTACTTCGTCACCTTCAATATCCTTCTATCTTGGTGGCCTTTCGGCAACTGATGTACGAATTGAAGTATATGACATGCACGGAAGGATGATCTCTGTTCTGAAAGATGGCCTGCTTGATCCGGGAAATCACATCATTTCCTGGGATGGAAGAGACGAAAGTGGCGTACCCGTTCCGTCAGGTGTCTATTTCTGCAGAGGTGTTACGCAGGCTGGCAGTTCCGATTCCTCAAGATTGGTTCTGCTCAGGTAA